In Leopardus geoffroyi isolate Oge1 chromosome D1, O.geoffroyi_Oge1_pat1.0, whole genome shotgun sequence, a single window of DNA contains:
- the LOC123602723 gene encoding olfactory receptor 1444, whose protein sequence is MENGTEATEFILLGLTDDPHLQVPLLLVFLFIYLITLVGNGGMMAIIHADPHLHTPMYFFLSNLSFVDLGYSSAVAPKMVAALHSGSKVITYNGCATQFFFFVGFATVECYLLASMAYDRHAAVCRPLHYSTTMTAGVCALLTAGSYVCGFLNASIHTANTFRLSFCGSHEVNHFFCDIPPLLTLSCSDTRISSLAVFCVVGFNVFFTLLVILISYFFIYIAIQRMRSAEGRKKAFSTCASHLTAVTIFYGTIIFMYLQPSSSESMDTDKIASVFYSVVIPMLNPLIYSLRNKEVKNALWRIRNQLYPPSLSVSRK, encoded by the coding sequence ATGGAGAATGGCACAGAAGCAACAGAGTTCATCCTCTTGGGATTAACAGACGACCCTCATCTTCAGGTCCCCCTCCTCCTGGTATTTTTATTCATCTACCTCATCACTCTGGTTGGGAATGGGGGGATGATGGCAATCATCCACGCAGACCCCCACCTCCACACTCcaatgtattttttcctcagtAACCTCTCCTTCGTAGACCTGGGCTACTCGTCAGCGGTAGCTCCTAAGATGGTGGCCGCACTGCATTCAGGGAGCAAAGTCATCACCTACAATGGATGTGCTACTCAGTTCTTCTTCTTTGTGGGTTTTGCCACTGTCGAGTGCTACCTCCTGGCCTCCATGGCCTACGACCGCCATGCAGCTGTGTGTAGGCCACTCCATTACTCCACCACCATGACGGCAGGTGTGTGTGCCCTCCTGACTGCTGGCTCCTATGTCTGTGGCTTCCTCAATGCCTCCATTCACACGGCAAACACCTTTAGACTCTCATTCTGTGGCTCTCACGAAGTAAATCATTTCTTCTGCGACATTCCGCCACTCTTAACTCTCTCGTGTTCTGACACTCGCATCAGCAGCTTGGCTGTCTTCTGTGTCGTGGGCTTCAACGTCTTCTTCACCCTCCTGGTCATCCTCATCTCTTACTTCTTCATATACATCGCCATTCAAAGGATGCGTTCTGCTGAAGGACGGAAGAAAGCCTTCTCTACCTGTGCCTCCCACCTCACTGCTGTCACCATCTTCTATGGAACTATCATCTTCATGTACTTACAGCCCAGCTCCAGCGAGTCAATGGACACGGACAAAATTGCTTCTGTGTTTTACTCGGTGGTGATTCCCATGCTGAACCCCTTGATCTACAGCCTTAggaacaaagaggtaaaaaatgcTCTCTGGAGAATACGCAACCAACTTTATCCTCCGTCGTTAAGTGTGAGTAGGAAGTAG